A genomic window from Gossypium hirsutum isolate 1008001.06 chromosome D12, Gossypium_hirsutum_v2.1, whole genome shotgun sequence includes:
- the LOC107929268 gene encoding uncharacterized protein codes for MSKIVEKKQKKKKGRPSLLDLQKRNLKEQQQNQHNTKINDSTPQITLNYDSATATSLRRSTRRHRNDDDDDADEEEEQEQGEHELARKKRREKKMKLVLKLPSSQQKSPVNSESRGSDSNREDSNVGSSHKKRKINSIGDGSGIADSKKEDKSVSGANPASNSQGGQLDSGPSTAFPDKKLLLFILDRLQKKDTYGVFSEPVDPEELPDYHEVIEHPMDFGTIRKKLASGAYANLEQFENDVFLICSNAMQYNAPDTIYFRQARSIQELAKKNFDNLRQDSDDNEAEPKVIRRGRPPTKHFKKPPGRPSLERAASEFASDATPATGQENALWSNHDMRRGPLASDKSNFADSSGKFYGSHNDVYSGSFTENKSDRNDEGSVLVGYMMKHGKKHFVLDENRRNTYNPSSAAREASVLNTFNGERKQLLTVGVYYEHGYTRSLARFAANLGPVAWKIASKRIEKCLPAAVNFGPGWVGENDIPVPRPLQLPSLSLPPGQKTFGQNSYSSTEPYAPETREDKQSDKPEADNLSEKHVPSVQSVSGGHSSKPIPASATTTSSLLAAKRSPESWNQKTEASEGFSNTGFNMTNSSAGAGQPRPPFPIHPGMNGYNNGAYGFNLPAHMAKLIGTARPPGFSFQSSQRLDTVSRNATNFAHPATANSNPNDPKLSENSCTMNPSSPSPNSRCETVATPRSRIHPPPLWEELSPHQKLESMFSPQQKPDSSLSPKQKPDSVPPDLNIRFQSPGSPSSSRADPAHPDLALQL; via the exons atgagtAAGATAGTGGAGAAGAagcagaagaagaagaaagggagACCTTCTCTTTTAGATCTCCAAAAACGGAACCTTAAAGAACAACAGCAAAATCAACACAACACCAAAATTAATGATTCTACCCCTCAAATTACTCTTAATTACGACTCTGCCACTGCCACTTCTCTCCGTCGATCAACCCGCCGGCATCGGAATGACGATGACGACGACGCCGACGAAGAAGAAGAACAAGAGCAGGGGGAGCATGAATTGGCCCGAAAAAAACGACGGGAGAAGAAGATGAAGCTCGTTCTCAAGTTGCCTTCCTCGCAGCAAAAATCGCCGGTTAATTCCGAATCCCGCGGCTCCGATTCGAATCGCGAGGACAGTAACGTGGGTTCGAGTCACAAGAAGAGGAAAATCAATTCAATCGGGGACGGATCCGGAATTGCTGATTCCAAAAAG GAAGATAAGTCTGTTTCTGGTGCAAACCCCGCAAGTAATAGCCAAG GTGGTCAGTTGGATTCTGGACCCTCAACGGCTTTTCCGGACAAAAAGCTGTTATTGTTCATTCTAGACAGGCTTCAGAA GAAGGACACTTATGGCGTGTTTTCGGAGCCCGTGGATCCTGAAGAG CTGCCAGACTATCATGAAGTCATCGAGCATCCTATGGATTTTGGAACTATTAGGAAAAAACTTGCTAGTGGTGCTTATGCCAACTTAGAACAGTTTGAG AACGACGTTTTCCTCATATGTTCAAATGCGATGCAGTATAATGCTCCTGATACTATATATTTTCGACAG GCACGATCTATACAAGAGCTAGCAAAAAAGAACTTTGATAATTTACGGCAAGATAGTGATGATAATGAAGCAGAGCCAAAGGTGATTAGGAGAGGTAGACCTCCAACCAAACATTTCAAAAAGCCGCCAGGCAGACCTTCCTTGGAGCGTGCTGCTTCAGAATTTGCCTCAGATGCCACCCCTGCTACTGGTCAAGAGAATGCCCTATGGTCCAATCATGATATGAGGAGAGGACCTCTTGCTTCTGACAAGTCTAATTTTGCAGATTCGTCTGGAAAATTTTATGGTTCTCACAATGATGTTTATTCAGGCTCATTCACTGAAAACAAATCTGACAGAAATGATGAAG GTTCTGTTTTAGTAGGTTATATGATGAAGCATGGAAAAAAGCATTTTGTGCTGGATGAGAATAGACGTAACACTTATAATCCATCATCTGCTGCACGAGAGGCATCCGTTCTGAATACTTTTAATGGAGAGAGGAAGCAGCTACTGACT GTGGGGGTATACTACGAGCATGGTTACACACGAAGTCTAGCTCGATTTGCTGCAAACCTTGGTCCAGTTGCCTGGAAAATTGCTTCTAAAAGGATAGAAAAGTGTTTGCCAGCTGCAGTAAATTTTGGTCCTGGATGGGTTGGGGAAAATGATATTCCGGTACCCAGACCTTTACAGCTACCTTCTCTCTCGCTTCCACCAGGCCAGAAGACATTTGGTCAAAATTCATACTCTTCCACTGAACCTTATGCCCCGGAAACCCGAGAAGATAAGCAATCTGACAAGCCTGAAGCAGATAATTTGTCTGAGAAGCATGTTCCTTCCGTCCAATCCGTCTCAGGTGGTCATTCAAGTAAACCTATACCTGCTTCTGCCACTACTACATCATCCCTTTTAGCTGCTAAAAGATCTCCGGAATCATGGAATCAAAAGACTGAAGCCAGTGAGGGATTTTCCAATACTGGTTTTAACATGACAAACAGCAGTGCAGGAGCAGGCCAACCGAGGCCTCCCTTCCCTATTCATCCTGGCATGAATGGATATAATAATGGTGCTTATGGCTTTAACCTCCCAGCTCACATGGCGAAACTAATTGGGACTGCCAGGCCTCCTGGGTTCAGTTTCCAGTCATCTCAGAGGCTTGACACTGTCTCGAGGAATGCAACTAACTTCGCGCATCCAGCAACCGCAAACTCGAACCCAAACGACCCTAAATTATCAGAAAATTCATGCACAATGAATCCCAGCTCTCCATCACCAAATTCCAGGTGCGAGACAGTGGCAACCCCGAGATCAAGGATTCATCCACCACCATTGTGGGAAGAATTATCTCCGCATCAGAAACTGGAGTCCATGTTTTCACCACAACAAAAACCAGATTCAAGCTTGTCACCAAAACAGAAACCAGATTCAGTTCCCCCAGATCTTAATATCAGATTTCAGTCACCCGGGTCACCAAGTTCAAGTCGAGCCGATCCAGCTCACCCAGATTTAGCTTTGCAGCTCTGA